The Leadbettera azotonutricia ZAS-9 genome has a window encoding:
- the asd gene encoding aspartate-semialdehyde dehydrogenase translates to MNKIPVGVLGATGMVGQNYIALLNDHPWFEVRFVAASPRSAGKKYKEAVDGRWQLARAYTPSVGELVVADANDVSQARAAAKAGSCAFVFSALEMGKDEIRALEDSYAAAGIPVISNASAHRWTDDVPVLISEVNPHHADIIPAQRKKRGWDKGFIAVKPNCSIQSYTTPVYALIRAGYEIKRLIVTTMQAVSGAGYPGPASIDMIDNVVPYIGGEEEKSEQEPLKILGAIEGGAFVNAAFPKISAHCNRVPVIDGHTACVSLEFGDRKPSIEEVKRIWADFKSLPQELNLPMAPKQPIIIREENNRPQPRKDRDADKAMAVSVGRIRPCNIFDLRFVGLSHNTVRGAAGGGILNAELLKSKGYIS, encoded by the coding sequence ATGAACAAGATCCCCGTAGGTGTCCTGGGCGCCACCGGCATGGTCGGGCAGAATTACATTGCCCTTCTCAATGATCACCCCTGGTTTGAAGTCCGTTTTGTGGCGGCTTCCCCCCGATCCGCCGGCAAAAAATACAAAGAAGCCGTAGACGGCAGATGGCAGCTTGCCAGGGCATACACGCCCTCTGTAGGGGAACTTGTGGTTGCCGATGCAAATGATGTTTCCCAGGCCAGGGCCGCAGCCAAAGCGGGCAGCTGCGCCTTTGTTTTCTCTGCCCTCGAAATGGGGAAGGATGAAATCCGCGCGCTTGAAGACAGCTATGCCGCGGCGGGCATTCCGGTTATCTCCAATGCCTCCGCTCACCGGTGGACAGACGACGTGCCGGTGCTTATATCCGAAGTCAACCCCCATCATGCGGACATCATTCCTGCCCAGAGAAAAAAGCGGGGCTGGGACAAGGGCTTTATCGCGGTAAAGCCCAACTGTTCGATACAAAGTTATACAACACCGGTGTACGCCTTGATTCGCGCAGGCTATGAAATCAAGCGGCTCATTGTTACCACCATGCAGGCGGTTTCAGGCGCAGGCTACCCTGGCCCTGCCAGCATCGACATGATAGACAACGTGGTGCCCTACATAGGCGGAGAGGAAGAAAAATCCGAGCAGGAGCCACTCAAAATCCTGGGCGCCATCGAAGGCGGTGCTTTTGTGAACGCGGCCTTCCCCAAGATCAGCGCCCACTGCAACCGGGTGCCGGTGATTGACGGGCACACAGCCTGCGTCTCCCTGGAGTTCGGCGACAGGAAGCCTTCTATAGAAGAAGTGAAAAGAATCTGGGCCGACTTTAAAAGCCTCCCCCAGGAGCTGAATCTCCCCATGGCGCCCAAACAGCCCATCATTATAAGGGAAGAAAACAACAGGCCCCAGCCCCGCAAAGATCGGGACGCCGACAAGGCCATGGCGGTAAGCGTGGGCCGCATACGCCCCTGCAACATCTTCGACCTCCGTTTCGTGGGCCTCTCCCACAATACCGTGCGCGGCGCGGCAGGTGGCGGCATATTAAACGCGGAACTGCTAAAAAGCAAAGGATACATTTCATGA
- the dapA gene encoding 4-hydroxy-tetrahydrodipicolinate synthase — MIKLQGAFTAMVTPMKGDGSVDYDGFRQLIDFQIEQGIDGLVPLGTTGENPTLDEDEEEKLIKIAVEEVKGRVPVIIGTGSNDTRHMVAYTKRAKDLGADAALVVTPYYNKPNDSGLAAHFEAAAAVGIPVVVYNIASRTGRNIPASLMERIAKIPGIAGVKESSGDLGQIGDIINSIAVPRRNTANPFTVFSGDDAMALPLMALGGDGVISVVSNLVPAKVKALCRACLAGDYEEGRKLHFELLAFVKAAFIETNPAPIKLALTWAGLPGGPTRLPLGPISGASEEALKTAMHGLGIKTV; from the coding sequence TTGATAAAGTTACAGGGCGCTTTTACAGCCATGGTAACACCCATGAAGGGAGACGGCAGCGTTGATTATGACGGTTTCCGGCAGCTCATCGATTTTCAGATTGAACAGGGCATTGACGGCCTGGTTCCCCTGGGCACTACCGGGGAGAACCCCACCCTGGACGAAGACGAGGAAGAAAAGCTCATCAAAATCGCAGTAGAAGAAGTTAAGGGAAGGGTCCCCGTCATCATAGGGACTGGTTCAAACGATACCAGGCACATGGTCGCTTATACCAAGCGGGCAAAGGATCTGGGGGCGGACGCGGCGCTGGTGGTAACCCCCTATTACAACAAGCCAAATGATTCGGGGCTTGCCGCCCATTTTGAAGCTGCCGCCGCTGTGGGCATCCCTGTGGTGGTTTACAATATCGCCTCAAGGACGGGGAGGAACATACCTGCGTCATTGATGGAAAGGATAGCCAAAATTCCCGGCATAGCAGGTGTCAAGGAATCGTCCGGGGATCTTGGGCAGATAGGGGACATCATCAATTCTATCGCTGTGCCCCGCAGAAACACTGCCAACCCCTTTACGGTGTTTTCGGGCGATGACGCCATGGCCCTTCCCCTCATGGCTTTGGGGGGCGACGGGGTTATATCGGTTGTTTCAAACCTGGTCCCCGCAAAGGTTAAAGCCTTGTGCAGGGCCTGCCTTGCCGGGGATTACGAAGAAGGCAGGAAGCTTCATTTTGAACTCCTTGCCTTTGTCAAAGCAGCATTTATCGAAACCAATCCTGCGCCCATCAAGCTGGCGCTAACATGGGCAGGACTGCCCGGCGGGCCTACGCGCCTTCCCCTGGGACCCATTTCCGGGGCAAGCGAAGAAGCGCTTAAAACCGCCATGCATGGGCTGGGGATTAAGACGGTGTAA
- the dapB gene encoding 4-hydroxy-tetrahydrodipicolinate reductase, with product MKLALVGYGKMGRILEARALEKGHSIAAVIDPFVKGTADSGAPVYGSLAEALKGGLGQADGAIEFTRPDTAPENIKFLAEHKIPVTVGTTGWYAKLPEITAAVNAAGASLLWASNFSLGVNLFYLIAAHAASLFDPFAEYDVGGFEVHHNKKADSPSGTAITLAEKVLSRMKRKTKAVYDKLDRPPRADELHFASLRAGSVPGVHSLVFDSQADTIEITHTARNREGLAAGAILAAEWLGSRSGVYTMDDVLADILNRSIN from the coding sequence ATGAAGCTGGCATTGGTTGGATACGGAAAGATGGGGCGCATCCTGGAAGCCCGGGCACTGGAGAAAGGGCACAGCATTGCTGCGGTAATCGATCCTTTTGTAAAGGGAACGGCGGACTCGGGAGCCCCGGTTTACGGGTCGCTTGCGGAAGCGCTTAAGGGCGGATTGGGGCAGGCGGATGGGGCTATCGAGTTTACCAGGCCCGATACTGCGCCTGAGAACATCAAATTCCTTGCGGAGCATAAAATACCGGTAACAGTGGGGACTACAGGCTGGTACGCGAAACTGCCTGAGATTACCGCGGCGGTGAATGCCGCGGGGGCTTCGCTGCTTTGGGCCTCGAATTTTTCTTTGGGGGTGAATCTTTTTTACCTGATTGCTGCCCATGCGGCTTCCCTTTTTGATCCCTTTGCCGAATATGACGTGGGAGGCTTCGAGGTCCACCATAACAAAAAAGCGGACAGCCCGTCAGGGACAGCCATCACGTTGGCAGAAAAAGTGCTTTCCCGCATGAAGCGGAAGACAAAAGCGGTTTACGATAAACTTGACAGGCCGCCCCGGGCGGATGAATTGCATTTTGCAAGCCTCAGGGCAGGATCTGTGCCGGGGGTTCATTCCCTTGTATTCGATTCCCAGGCCGATACCATTGAGATCACCCATACAGCACGGAACCGGGAAGGGCTGGCAGCAGGGGCGATTTTGGCAGCTGAATGGCTGGGTTCAAGAAGCGGTGTTTACACCATGGATGATGTGCTGGCGGATATTCTTAACAGGAGCATAAATTGA
- a CDS encoding aspartate kinase translates to MIVMKFGGSSVANAERLRHMAEIVKTQLERKPVLVLSAMGDTTDHLLEAANDAFRKGTVSVERVEQLHLATIKELKLPARAQKDIEPLLAELKSLLSGISLIRELTPRTKDYLVSFGERLSVRVASAYLESIHINARAFDAWDLGFISDSSFTQAELIKESWELIPEKILPLVEEGVLPVVTGFIAQDVNSNITTLGRGGSDLSATMIAASCKAEEAQVWKDVDGILTADPRLVKEAKPVEMVTYEAAAELAYFGAQVLHPRAMQPCIKTGTPVLVKNSYNPSAPGTRIVSTLGKKVSPIQAITSRKNVTLVDIVSTRMLGQYGFLAEVFSCFAKHNLSVDMVATSEVSVSLTLDAVHDLTVLKKDIARIASIDIKTGKAIVTIIGNVQRSSEILARSFRTCELLGVRVQMVSQGASKVNISFIVDDSEAAEVVKALHGDFFEGKI, encoded by the coding sequence ATGATTGTGATGAAGTTTGGGGGGAGTTCCGTGGCGAACGCGGAACGGCTCCGGCATATGGCGGAGATCGTGAAGACCCAGCTGGAAAGGAAGCCCGTGCTGGTGCTTTCGGCCATGGGGGATACGACGGATCACCTCCTTGAAGCGGCCAATGACGCGTTCCGCAAGGGCACGGTGTCGGTGGAGAGGGTTGAACAGCTCCATCTTGCTACTATCAAAGAACTTAAACTGCCGGCAAGGGCGCAGAAAGATATAGAGCCTCTTTTGGCTGAGCTTAAGAGCCTCCTTTCGGGGATTTCGCTTATCAGGGAATTGACGCCCAGGACCAAGGATTACCTTGTGTCCTTTGGGGAGAGGCTTTCGGTGCGCGTTGCGTCTGCGTATCTCGAAAGTATCCATATTAACGCCAGGGCTTTTGACGCCTGGGATCTGGGCTTTATCTCGGATTCCAGCTTTACCCAGGCTGAACTTATCAAAGAGAGCTGGGAACTTATTCCCGAAAAAATCCTGCCCCTTGTCGAAGAGGGTGTGTTGCCTGTGGTTACGGGTTTTATCGCCCAGGATGTGAACAGCAATATCACTACTTTGGGGCGGGGCGGATCGGACCTTTCGGCCACCATGATTGCCGCAAGTTGCAAGGCTGAGGAAGCCCAGGTCTGGAAGGATGTGGACGGCATACTCACTGCCGACCCGAGGCTGGTAAAAGAGGCGAAGCCCGTGGAGATGGTAACCTACGAGGCGGCCGCCGAGCTTGCCTACTTTGGCGCACAGGTGCTGCACCCCCGGGCCATGCAGCCCTGCATAAAAACAGGCACTCCGGTGCTGGTCAAGAATTCCTATAATCCAAGCGCCCCGGGAACGCGCATTGTTTCTACATTGGGGAAAAAGGTAAGCCCCATCCAGGCCATTACTTCCCGCAAGAATGTCACCCTGGTGGATATTGTGTCTACCCGCATGCTGGGCCAGTACGGGTTTTTGGCCGAGGTTTTTTCGTGCTTCGCGAAGCACAACCTTTCGGTGGACATGGTAGCGACCAGCGAGGTGTCGGTATCCCTTACCCTGGACGCGGTTCACGATCTTACAGTGCTTAAAAAGGATATTGCGCGCATTGCAAGCATAGACATAAAAACCGGCAAGGCCATTGTCACTATTATTGGCAATGTGCAGAGATCCTCGGAAATTTTGGCCCGCTCTTTCCGTACCTGCGAATTATTAGGTGTAAGAGTGCAAATGGTTTCCCAGGGGGCCAGCAAAGTGAATATCTCCTTTATTGTCGATGACAGCGAAGCTGCGGAAGTTGTAAAAGCCCTGCATGGGGATTTCTTTGAAGGGAAAATATAA
- a CDS encoding ribonuclease catalytic domain-containing protein gives MIAEKSLVIYKSKPALVVAAGDKIDISVLGGEKLKVREKDIELIHPGPCTLAELNTEALSRLLAAGDAKGAWELLEGGGDVPLRELAELVYGEFTPTAAWAAYSLILDGLYFTGNAGAVKPRPSSEVEADEKKRGEKQREADERAAFFERLKKAAAPGADGSQAHTLSGDVQPENPLVEGDRRYLQDVEALALGRTDKSRTLKELGRSETPQEAHRLLLAAGVWTVWDNPHPSRFGLSLQSAKIIPDPAPDEDRLDLTHLKSYAIDNAWSDDPDDAVSLEGPETSAELRSSEGSPTDSQGRLVLWVHVADPAASIKPGSPADLEARGRGATLYVPEGSARMLAPEALPLFALGLGADGICPALSFKIVLNAAFSIVETEIIPSKVKVTRLTYEEADNLEGGELAGLFALAARNTERRLDTGAILIDLPDAHIHVHLDKIISQNKVSVEALVPRKSADMVRECMVLAGEGAARWALRNKVPFPFVGQEAGELPEERLAGLAGAFQLRRCMRPRTLSAKPAIHWGLGLDEYTQVTSPLRRYTDLLCHQQIRAFLKGEALLSEEEILLRVGAAEAAAFAAGRAERASKAHWMGVYLLDKKGSEWEAIVLDKKGGKAVASIPALGLETQVGLKGDVGPNDSITLACGSARIPEGEVNFTVL, from the coding sequence ATGATTGCCGAAAAAAGCCTCGTCATATATAAATCCAAACCTGCCCTGGTTGTAGCGGCAGGCGATAAAATAGACATCTCTGTCCTTGGCGGCGAAAAGCTCAAAGTCCGCGAGAAGGATATCGAGCTTATCCATCCCGGCCCCTGCACCCTGGCTGAACTCAACACCGAAGCCCTAAGCCGCCTATTGGCAGCAGGGGATGCAAAAGGCGCCTGGGAACTGCTCGAGGGAGGGGGAGATGTTCCCCTCAGGGAATTGGCCGAGTTGGTTTATGGCGAATTTACACCCACCGCGGCCTGGGCGGCGTATAGCCTCATCCTGGACGGCCTCTATTTTACAGGGAATGCCGGGGCCGTAAAACCCAGGCCTTCCTCCGAGGTTGAGGCTGATGAAAAAAAGCGGGGCGAAAAGCAGAGGGAGGCTGACGAGCGGGCGGCGTTTTTTGAGAGGCTTAAAAAAGCAGCTGCCCCCGGGGCTGATGGTTCGCAGGCACATACCCTATCCGGGGACGTGCAGCCGGAAAATCCTTTGGTCGAGGGCGACAGGCGCTACCTGCAGGATGTGGAAGCCCTGGCCCTGGGTAGGACCGACAAGAGCCGCACTTTAAAGGAATTGGGCAGGAGCGAGACCCCCCAGGAGGCTCACAGGCTGCTCCTTGCCGCAGGGGTATGGACAGTGTGGGACAATCCCCACCCCAGCCGCTTCGGGCTTTCGCTTCAATCCGCAAAGATCATTCCCGATCCTGCCCCCGACGAGGACAGGCTGGATCTTACCCATCTTAAATCCTATGCCATAGACAATGCCTGGAGCGACGATCCTGACGACGCGGTTTCTCTGGAAGGGCCGGAAACCTCAGCCGAGCTGCGTAGCAGCGAAGGTTCCCCTACTGACAGCCAGGGGCGGCTTGTCCTTTGGGTTCATGTGGCCGATCCTGCAGCCAGCATAAAGCCCGGCAGTCCTGCGGATCTCGAAGCCCGGGGCAGGGGCGCTACTCTGTATGTCCCCGAAGGCAGCGCCAGGATGCTGGCCCCCGAGGCCCTTCCCTTGTTTGCCCTGGGGCTTGGCGCTGATGGGATTTGCCCTGCCCTTTCCTTCAAAATCGTGCTTAATGCGGCCTTTTCCATTGTGGAGACTGAAATAATTCCCTCAAAAGTGAAGGTGACGCGCCTCACGTATGAAGAGGCCGATAATCTTGAGGGCGGGGAACTGGCCGGCCTTTTTGCCCTGGCTGCGCGCAACACGGAACGGCGGCTGGATACGGGGGCCATACTCATCGATCTGCCCGATGCCCATATCCATGTGCATCTTGATAAAATCATTTCGCAAAACAAAGTTTCTGTTGAAGCCCTCGTCCCCCGCAAATCCGCTGACATGGTCAGGGAGTGCATGGTTCTGGCAGGGGAGGGGGCGGCCCGCTGGGCTTTGCGGAACAAGGTTCCTTTCCCCTTCGTCGGGCAGGAAGCGGGGGAGCTTCCCGAGGAGCGGCTTGCAGGTTTGGCCGGGGCTTTCCAGCTCAGGCGGTGCATGAGGCCCCGGACGCTTTCGGCCAAGCCTGCGATCCATTGGGGCCTGGGGCTTGACGAGTACACCCAGGTCACCAGCCCCCTGCGCCGTTACACCGACCTTCTTTGCCACCAGCAGATTAGGGCTTTTCTCAAGGGCGAGGCTTTGCTTTCCGAGGAGGAAATACTCCTCAGAGTGGGCGCTGCGGAGGCGGCGGCTTTCGCGGCCGGCAGGGCCGAGCGGGCATCGAAGGCCCACTGGATGGGGGTCTATCTTCTGGACAAAAAAGGCTCTGAATGGGAAGCCATAGTGCTGGATAAAAAGGGCGGCAAAGCGGTAGCAAGCATCCCCGCCCTGGGTCTTGAAACCCAGGTGGGCCTTAAAGGGGATGTCGGGCCCAATGATTCCATAACCCTCGCTTGCGGCTCTGCAAGGATACCCGAGGGGGAGGTCAATTTTACTGTTTTATAG
- a CDS encoding chemotaxis protein CheA produces MSDYLDPNNEELLKDFFSEAQMQVDTLEQNVLVLENEGANKDAVDEIFRAAHTLKGGSATVEMMELSHFTHMVEDVLDAIRSDQLAVNEDVVDTLLAAIDIIKAMLEQRMNGAVYQGDTSEMEKRLEALIPESAKGKKGSVKKPAPKPAVPAPVAAAPAAAAPAAGALAGLTEQEFQELKDSVEGGLPIYKVSVRFDENSLMNTVGGIQVYAALKGTGTVLKTTPEFEQLYEDNFFPQVDYYYATKKTAEEIRKYVIIPDVSLGADITDISNAAPGSKPAAAPAPAAPAPKPAAAPAASAPVAAAPAPAALKPASAGASEDAKKAGKEAGSILRVDSKRIDDLLNLVSETVITKATFNQINNQFNEMVNQLHVLESQYREKIKSLFDSLPGYLEGIQGGKSVKDVRKEMGDEYGDIFSIFDEFETDMKTNVGKFRSTSQNLGRITGELQEGVMRIRMVPISQIFSRFPRLVRDLSKSLNKKINLVIEGEETELDKSVIEDLLDPIMHSVRNSVDHGIEDPDVRKAAGKPEEGMVILKASNEGNMIVIEIKDDGKGIDVEAVKAKAVERGLISPNKLLTDTEAFQLIFEPGFSTAKAITAISGRGVGLDVVRRQIDKLNGTVTVSSEHGKGTTFTIKLPLTLAIIQGLLVRVGTEIYSIPITSVIESLRVKPEEVRMIDNYEVFNIRSDVVSLLRLNRLFGIKTEEHQDYNFIVIVGTAEKKMGFMVDSLIGEEDVVIKPLRDQYTNSPGIAGASILGDGSVSLIIDVSQLLELGLKKEMETRRIREASIR; encoded by the coding sequence ATGAGTGATTATCTTGATCCTAATAACGAGGAACTCCTCAAAGACTTTTTCAGCGAAGCCCAGATGCAGGTTGATACCCTGGAGCAGAACGTCCTGGTCCTTGAGAACGAGGGTGCCAACAAGGACGCGGTAGACGAGATCTTCCGCGCGGCCCACACCCTCAAAGGCGGTTCGGCCACAGTGGAGATGATGGAGCTTTCCCATTTTACCCACATGGTGGAAGATGTGCTTGACGCCATACGTTCGGATCAGCTGGCGGTCAATGAGGATGTGGTCGATACACTCCTGGCAGCTATAGATATCATCAAGGCCATGCTGGAACAGCGCATGAACGGCGCAGTTTATCAGGGAGACACTTCGGAGATGGAAAAACGCCTCGAAGCCCTGATACCCGAAAGCGCCAAGGGCAAAAAGGGCTCTGTAAAAAAACCGGCGCCAAAACCCGCTGTCCCAGCCCCGGTCGCCGCCGCTCCGGCGGCAGCCGCCCCTGCCGCAGGGGCGCTGGCCGGCCTCACGGAGCAGGAATTCCAGGAACTCAAGGATTCAGTGGAAGGCGGCTTGCCCATCTACAAGGTCTCGGTGCGTTTCGACGAGAATAGCCTTATGAATACCGTGGGCGGCATTCAGGTCTACGCAGCCCTTAAAGGCACGGGCACAGTTCTTAAGACCACTCCGGAATTTGAGCAGCTCTACGAAGACAACTTCTTTCCCCAGGTAGACTATTATTACGCCACAAAAAAGACTGCCGAAGAAATCCGCAAATACGTGATTATCCCCGATGTGTCCCTTGGCGCGGATATTACGGATATTTCCAATGCGGCCCCTGGGTCTAAACCTGCCGCAGCTCCGGCTCCGGCCGCTCCTGCGCCTAAACCTGCTGCGGCTCCGGCAGCTTCGGCCCCCGTGGCAGCGGCCCCGGCCCCTGCGGCGCTAAAACCGGCTTCTGCCGGCGCCTCGGAAGACGCCAAAAAGGCAGGCAAGGAAGCGGGCTCTATACTCAGGGTGGATTCCAAGCGCATCGACGATCTTCTCAACCTTGTTTCAGAGACCGTCATCACCAAGGCAACCTTCAACCAGATCAACAACCAGTTCAACGAGATGGTGAACCAGCTTCACGTCCTTGAGTCGCAGTATCGCGAAAAAATCAAAAGCCTCTTCGACAGCCTCCCTGGTTATCTCGAAGGCATACAGGGCGGCAAATCCGTCAAAGACGTGCGCAAGGAAATGGGCGACGAATACGGGGATATCTTCTCCATTTTCGACGAATTCGAAACCGATATGAAAACCAATGTGGGCAAGTTCCGCTCCACATCGCAGAACCTGGGCCGCATCACCGGCGAACTTCAGGAAGGGGTCATGCGCATCCGCATGGTTCCCATCAGCCAGATTTTCAGCCGATTCCCGCGCCTTGTGCGGGACCTTTCAAAATCCCTCAATAAAAAGATCAATTTGGTAATCGAGGGCGAAGAGACCGAGCTTGACAAGTCGGTCATCGAGGATCTCCTCGACCCCATTATGCACTCGGTGCGTAATTCCGTTGACCACGGCATCGAAGATCCCGATGTCCGCAAAGCGGCGGGCAAACCCGAAGAGGGCATGGTGATCCTCAAGGCGAGCAACGAAGGGAACATGATCGTCATCGAAATCAAGGATGACGGCAAGGGCATCGATGTGGAGGCGGTCAAGGCCAAGGCGGTGGAGCGGGGCCTTATCTCCCCCAACAAGCTCCTTACCGATACCGAAGCCTTCCAGCTCATCTTTGAGCCCGGCTTTTCCACCGCCAAAGCCATCACTGCCATCTCGGGCCGCGGCGTGGGGCTCGACGTAGTGCGCCGCCAAATCGACAAGCTCAACGGCACGGTTACGGTAAGCTCCGAGCATGGCAAGGGCACCACCTTTACCATCAAGCTGCCCCTCACCCTGGCTATTATTCAGGGCCTCCTGGTGCGGGTGGGCACGGAAATCTACTCCATACCCATTACCTCGGTCATCGAGAGCCTCAGGGTCAAGCCCGAAGAGGTGCGCATGATAGACAACTACGAGGTTTTCAATATCCGCAGCGACGTGGTTTCGCTCTTAAGGCTCAACAGGCTCTTTGGCATCAAGACCGAGGAGCACCAGGATTACAACTTCATCGTTATCGTCGGGACCGCCGAAAAGAAGATGGGCTTCATGGTGGACAGCCTTATAGGCGAGGAAGATGTTGTTATCAAACCTTTGCGGGATCAGTATACCAATTCCCCGGGCATTGCGGGGGCGTCGATTTTAGGGGACGGCTCAGTGTCCCTCATTATAGATGTGAGCCAGCTTCTCGAGCTTGGGCTTAAGAAGGAAATGGAGACCCGCCGGATTAGGGAAGCCTCCATAAGGTAA
- a CDS encoding CheR family methyltransferase, whose product MAAIIKDLAQLNAELQEQKDRADTVDFKMVTFSLGGKDYGVDIMNVKEIAKADKFTFVPNAASFVRGVYNLRGDIIPIIDLRLFFHIPQDRKADGLENMLILSIEDRVYGTIVDKIDKVVGINTENIQPPHPIFGDINIKFISGVVEKQGDLYVILDVIRIFSQKKEEEVKPASASIGAAIFGAPAAADAVQPSAAEDAAAVAAFADTNIGFIKESLLALRKFHPTGVNEEWIRKRFADWSGTRSGEELQLKNERDADEYLSSFYSPDAGRFWSDDYASAVKSYLPELSSNNVQVWDIGCGKGYETFSFACILKTRYPDGHIKIWANDNDIMAISQATNMVFDLEDVPEYCKGFMIKGRTGYSFNQAVKDSIVFEYHDVLNDNPLPDLDIILARDIVSFLQPQDQIKVLSGFGEKLKDRGIVFLGRNEVMSDDSYRAVGNELVSAFVRN is encoded by the coding sequence ATGGCAGCAATCATAAAAGATCTGGCTCAGCTCAATGCGGAGCTTCAGGAACAAAAAGACCGGGCAGACACTGTAGACTTCAAAATGGTCACTTTTTCACTGGGCGGGAAGGACTACGGTGTGGACATCATGAACGTCAAGGAAATCGCCAAGGCGGATAAATTCACCTTTGTCCCCAATGCGGCATCCTTTGTGCGGGGGGTCTACAACCTCCGGGGCGACATCATTCCCATCATCGATCTCCGGCTCTTCTTTCACATCCCCCAGGACAGGAAAGCCGACGGCCTTGAGAATATGCTCATACTCAGTATAGAAGACCGTGTCTACGGCACTATCGTGGACAAGATCGACAAAGTCGTGGGCATCAATACCGAAAACATTCAGCCACCCCACCCCATATTCGGCGACATCAATATCAAGTTCATCAGCGGGGTAGTGGAGAAGCAGGGGGATCTTTACGTCATTCTTGACGTGATCCGCATCTTCTCCCAGAAAAAAGAAGAGGAAGTCAAGCCCGCGTCGGCAAGCATAGGGGCTGCGATTTTCGGCGCCCCTGCCGCCGCAGACGCTGTCCAGCCTTCTGCGGCAGAAGACGCCGCTGCCGTGGCTGCCTTTGCGGACACCAATATAGGCTTCATCAAAGAGAGCCTTCTGGCGCTCAGAAAATTCCACCCCACAGGCGTCAACGAGGAGTGGATACGCAAGCGTTTTGCCGACTGGAGCGGGACCAGGAGCGGCGAGGAACTCCAGCTGAAAAACGAGAGAGACGCCGACGAGTACCTTTCGAGCTTCTATTCCCCCGATGCAGGCCGCTTCTGGAGCGACGATTATGCGTCTGCGGTCAAGAGCTATCTCCCCGAGCTGAGCTCGAACAATGTGCAGGTTTGGGACATTGGCTGCGGAAAGGGCTATGAAACTTTTTCGTTTGCATGTATACTCAAAACTCGGTATCCCGATGGGCATATCAAGATATGGGCCAATGACAATGATATTATGGCCATATCCCAGGCAACCAACATGGTCTTTGACCTTGAGGATGTGCCTGAATATTGCAAGGGCTTTATGATCAAGGGCCGGACAGGCTATAGTTTCAATCAGGCTGTCAAGGATTCAATCGTTTTTGAATACCACGATGTCCTGAACGACAACCCCCTGCCGGATCTGGACATTATCCTGGCCAGGGATATAGTATCATTCCTGCAGCCCCAGGATCAGATTAAAGTGCTCTCCGGTTTCGGGGAGAAGCTCAAGGATCGGGGCATTGTTTTCCTGGGCAGGAACGAGGTTATGTCCGATGACAGCTATAGGGCTGTGGGCAACGAGCTTGTGTCTGCCTTTGTGCGCAATTGA
- a CDS encoding chemotaxis protein CheX, translating into MRVEYINPFVEAAFNVLKEVLNTEVKRGDLFLKSSSMQIMGVAAMVGLAGDVEGRVLFDMNKETALFVVSAMNGEEFKTMDEMAKATIQELANMITAQAVTKLHDLGFKFDLTPPALFTGDNMEVATNMGKDVEALIVPMQLGVGGKSGKIEINVVIRERA; encoded by the coding sequence ATGAGAGTTGAATATATCAACCCCTTTGTTGAAGCAGCTTTTAACGTGCTTAAGGAAGTTTTGAACACCGAGGTTAAACGGGGGGATTTGTTCCTTAAATCCTCTTCCATGCAGATCATGGGCGTTGCGGCCATGGTGGGCCTTGCCGGCGACGTAGAAGGCCGGGTCCTTTTTGATATGAACAAGGAAACCGCCCTTTTCGTGGTCAGCGCCATGAACGGCGAAGAATTCAAGACTATGGACGAAATGGCCAAAGCCACCATCCAGGAACTGGCCAACATGATCACCGCCCAGGCGGTTACGAAGCTCCACGACCTGGGTTTCAAATTCGATCTTACCCCGCCCGCCCTTTTTACCGGCGATAACATGGAAGTCGCTACCAACATGGGCAAGGACGTTGAAGCCCTCATAGTCCCTATGCAGCTGGGCGTTGGCGGCAAGAGCGGCAAAATCGAGATCAACGTCGTTATCCGCGAGCGCGCTTAA